In Helianthus annuus cultivar XRQ/B chromosome 9, HanXRQr2.0-SUNRISE, whole genome shotgun sequence, the following are encoded in one genomic region:
- the LOC110877918 gene encoding histone H3.2, whose product MARTKQTARKSTGGKAPRKQLATKAARKSAPATGGVKKPHRFRPGTVALREIRKYQKSTELLIRKLPFQRLVREIAQDFKTDLRFQSSAVAALQEASEAYLVGLFEDTNLCAIHAKRVTIMPKDMQLARRIRGERA is encoded by the coding sequence ATGGCAAGAACAAAGCAAACTGCTCGCAAATCAACCGGTGGAAAAGCACCGAGAAAGCAATTGGCAACAAAAGCCGCTCGGAAATCGGCTCCGGCGACTGGAGGAGTGAAGAAGCCGCACAGATTCAGGCCAGGAACGGTGGCGCTACGAGAGATCCGGAAGTACCAGAAGAGTACGGAGTTGTTGATCCGAAAGCTTCCGTTTCAACGGCTAGTGAGAGAAATCGCACAGGATTTTAAAACCGATTTGAGGTTTCAGAGTAGTGCGGTTGCTGCGCTGCAAGAGGCGTCAGAGGCGTATTTGGTAGGGTTATTTGAAGATACGAATCTGTGTGCGATTCATGCTAAAAGAGTTACAATTATGCCAAAAGATATGCAGCTAGCCAGGAGGATCAGAGGGGAAAGGGCTtaa